The Hordeum vulgare subsp. vulgare chromosome 4H, MorexV3_pseudomolecules_assembly, whole genome shotgun sequence genomic interval TTGCAGTGTGTTAGTCTGTGTTGTTATCCTGGATACTCTGGAATGCTACCTTTTATGTTATGATGATGGTACTGTTTGTAGATCTTCCCATGATGATCTATTGCTGTTAGTTCTTGCTTTACTGTTATCTGGTTCCTTATGAGTAGGGGTATAGCGTAGATGTGATAGTGAATCTTATGTTAGCAAGAGGACATGGAGCATTTGGTTATGGACGGTCTACCCACTGTCCAAGAATTACCAGACTCACAATGCACCTCTTTTGCACATTTTATTACATCATCAACCTTGGCATGTTAGTCTGAAGGCACATTTTGTTTGCTGCGCTGTTGAATGTCCGCTACGGGCATATGGTATCCACATTTGTTAACATCATCAGCATGGTTATGATATCCACATTTGTTAAAATGCACCTCTTGAATGCTAAGTGATGCTGGTAGAACTTTCTGTAATGATCTGCTAGTGATGTTGGTAGAACTTCCTGTAATGTCTGGTTCCTCACCTTTAGGATTACAGAGTGATGGTGAATCCCATGCTAGCAAGAGCAAGTGGACATGGATCGTTTGCTAAGGATGAACTTTGTACTGTCCAAGAATTATCACAGACTAAGAATTACGCACCTTGGCCGGTTAGCATGGAGAGGAGTCACTGTTTTTTTGTGAGCTGTTGAATGTCCAGTACCGCCGTAAGATTTCCTAGGCTATATTGCTGTCACAGAGAGTAAAAACAACTGTCCAGTTGGTGTCCTGCAGAGGTTTAAGGACAGGTTGTGCAAGTGTGGCACGTTGAAGTCACTGAGCACCATGATGCATCTTGTGGTCACTCTTTTTGTGAGATGTTTTGAAGTCACTAAGCACCACACACTGATATGTTGATGGTGGTGAGGTGATCAGTACAAATGTATCTGCTGGAATGGAGTTTCTGAGAAGATTTTGGTTATCTGTCGCGTTTCTTAGATTATTTTTTTTAGAGGAAAGTGTTTCTTAGCTTGTTGCATTGCCGCGGGAGTTTGCCAATTTTTAGTGATTGTGTTGTCCAGTTTCCATGGGTGTAAGCAGGATCATGATTGGCCACGGTATGCTCTTTACTGAAGCTGAGGTTTGGGTGAACGTCAATCAGTTTCCATGTTGCCCAAGCCTTTAGCATCCTACTTTTTGTGTATCTAATGGGAAGAGGGAATGCACTGGTTTCGTTGGAACCTAGCGTTTGAATTGTACTACCCGAAGCTGCGTCCTATGTGATTTCAGATGTGGTACCAACTGTGTTCACCAGCATGGTACCAACTGTGTCCTACCCGAAGCTAGCGTTGAATGGTACCAACTGTGTTCACCAGCATGGAAAGAtccggttgtgttttcaggatCATAATCTGAATGAATTGCCCCGGTATTCTAAACTCAACTATGATCTGTGTTGCCAGGTTTTCGCCTCGTAAGCAAGCGGATATATATTTTTGAGTCCGGCATTTGCAATGTGTTTCCTGGCAACGCGCCAACCGGCCTCCCCGTTTTCCCCCCTCTCCTTATCTAGCTTGTATTGGTGGCGAACTTTGTATTTCCGTTTCAGCTCGTTTTTGACTGGTTTGAATACAGACCTGCTACAGTCGTTTTAATTTCAGACAGGAATAAAGAGATGCCCTGTAATTTACATTTGTAGAATAAATATAGGTGTAAGAATTTACACCCATTCAAAGCAGGGCCTAAGAAATTATTAAATGAAGACGGATGCCTGATTGGAAAAACATCTCGGCCGGTATTCTGTTGTGAATCCATCCCCGTGAGGTAAAATTCACTGTTTTGACCTTGGCTGGAAAAAAAAATCGGATCTGACCCTTAATGCTATCAGAGTCCTTGACGGTAGAGTATAACGACCTGCTTCCGAGACCTCTGACGGTAGGAAAATTGCCTACCTTCAGAGGGATTGGCGGTAGCGCATGTGACCCTATTATCAAGGGGTCCGACGTTAGGCACTCGCACGTACTGTGCCGTAACATACAAATCGTTTTACGATAGGCGTGCAACTCTACCGACAGGGACCTCAACGGTTGGTTGTTACACCCTACCGATAGGGACCTCAGCGGTTGGTTGTTATACCCTACCGGCAAGGCTCTAGCCGTAGAAAATGGTCAAATCCGATTTTTTTTCCAACCGAGTTAGATCCGGGTTAACTTTTCGAAAAAGGTCAAACAGTGAATTTTACCTTCCTCTGAGTCTGAAACCAGTGGGTCGGTTGGTTCGTGTCGTTCTCACGGGTCAGTCGGTCGGTCGGGGCGTTCCTTCCTTCTCTTCTCCCTTGGCCCTGTGGGGGGAGGGGTCGACGTTGCGTGTGGCTGGCTGGCCCAAGCTCCACCACAGAAACGCCGGGAAAACGCCATGCGCCCTCCACTTCTCCGGTCTACCCGCGGCCCTGCTCCGCTCTGCCGTCACGCAACCTCGCACCCGCCGCCTCGCTCCGGTTCTCACTTGACAAAATCCGGCCGGAATTCTTCTTCGCTTCCGCCGGTTTTAGCGCCAGAGCCATGGTACCAGCACCAATGTTCTAGAACCGCCCCGAGATAAGTGGCAGTACAAAGCCGGAGCGAGGAAGATCTCACCCCCAAAACCTCCGCCCCCCCTCCAGACGATCccgaggaaggaaggaaggatcaAATGCCGGCGGTGGCGATGCCTACCGCCTCCCTCACCCTGCTCTCCCCGCGGCACCGGCCTTCCCTCCTCCTCCCGGCCTCCCGTCCCTGCAGCAGCGGCCTCCGTCTCCGTCCAcgccgcggccgcggccgcgtCGGGAGCACCCGCCTCCGCGTGGCCGCCCCGCCGTCCGTCCCCGGCGAGGCGGAGCGGGCGGAGGACCCGAGCACGAGCGCGAGCGCGTCGCCGGGGTCGCCAGAGGAGCGGTTCGTGTGGCGGGACCACTGGTACCCCGTCTCCCTCGTCGAGGACCTGGACCCGCGCGTGCCCACCCCGTTCCAGCTCCTCAACCGCGACCTCGTCATCTGGAACGACCCCAACTCCGGCGACTGGGTCGCGCTCGACGACCGCTGCCCCCACCGCCTCGCCCCGCTCTCGGTACCGCCCCTCGCCCTCCCTCCCCGCCTCTGCTTGTTTGAGCGCTCCAGATCCTGTAGTACTGACGAGTGGATGCTGTGTGCGCGCAGGAGGGGCGGATCGACGAGACGGGCGGCCTGCAGTGCTCCTACCACGGCTGGTCCTTCGACGGCTCCGGCGCCTGCACCAGGATCCCGCAGGCCGCGGCCGAGGGGCCCGAGGCACGCGCGGTGCGCTCGCCCAGGGCCTGCGCCACCAAGTTCCCCACGCTCCTCTCCCAGGGCCTGCTCTTCGTCTGGCCCGACGAGAACGGCTGGGACAAGGCCAAGGCGACCAAACCTCCAATGTAAGCAGTATGCGCGTCGACCCTGCTGACACTGCAGCTCTGCTGCTGTGGCTCTTGGCTGCAAAATTCAGTTCAGAGGTAGTAGTAGCATCAACATCGTTTTGTTTGGATTGGTCTCAGGTTGCCGAAAGAGTTCGATGACCCGGCCTTCTCCACGGTGACGATCCAGAGGGACCTCTTCTATGGGTATGACACCTTGATGGAGAACGTCTCTGATCCCTCGCACATAGAATTTGCTCACCACAAGGTAAATGCCGCGTCCAGGTTTCAGGATGCCTAGTTGCTTTACTTTACTCTCATTTGTCATTTCCAGCCGGGCCTTGCTGCGTTGAAGTTTAGAGCCCTGCAATTTTGATCTGACCAGTTGTTTATATAATTGTATCCGTTTCTGTCCATGGAGTACAATCTTCAAGTTCACCACTTCGACTTGGTTTTAGCATGTTAGTTGGGTTCTGGTTAGCGAAAAGTGCACAGCGGTCTTATTTGTTGCAGCTTGAACTATGATTGTTTGACCGCATAATACTTTGTTCGCTTCACCCATGCTACCGGCTTATGCTAAAATCAGGCTGTGCGTAGGTTTTTCCAGACAGAACTGTATGTAGTTGATTCACACATCCATATTAGCCATTGGTATTGACTCTTGGTATACTGACAACGATGATGTCAACTAGCTGTCTTGGCCTCATTATCCAGCAAAGTCGGAACACTAACTTTTAACTTGGGATCTCATGCTAAATTGAACGGGGAAAACTGAATTCAATTTATCTTGCTTATGTACTTTACTTTCGACAACCCAGCAGCGTTACCCACATTTAAGAATTTAACTGCTCTGACAGGTCACTGGGCGAAGAGATAGAGCCAAGCCTTTGCCGTTCAAAATGGAATCAAGCGGCGCATGGGGATATTCAGGGGCAAATACCGGTAACCCTCGCATCACTGCAACTTTCGAGGCCCCTTGCTATGCACTGAACAAGTACGTTTCAGCAAAACACCCTGATcatccttttttcattttttttctactTCACTTCTGGTGAGCTGCGGTAGCTCATGTTATTGGTATTTGGCTTGCGCAGGATAGAGATCGACACTAAATTACCCATTGTGGGAGATCAGAAATGGGTGATATGGATTTGCTCCTTCAACATTCCCATGGCCCCAGGGAAAACTCGTTCGATTGTCTGCAGCGCTCGAAACTTTTTCCAGTTTACCATGCCAGGAAAGGCATGGTGGCAGGTATGTGCTCATCttgtttttgctttcttttttaccTCCTTTTTTACTCAAGTGTGTTTTTTCAACATTATCATATTTGGTTGAACATGGAACTCCCTCCGATCCATGTTAATTGTCGCtgatttagtacaaagttgtactaaatgAGCGACAATTAACATGGATTGTCGCTgacttagtacaaagttgtactaaatcaGTGATAATTAACATGGATCAGAGGGAGTATCTTCGTATTCGCAAGGGGAAACAACAGGCTTGGTCTCTACTGTATAAGGAATGGGAAGAGTATAAAGTGGAATCCTGAACATTGCTTTGGTATTTTTGATGCAGCTTGTCCCTCGATGGTACGAACACTGGACCTCGAATTTGGTCTACGATGGTGATATGATCGTGCTTCAAGGCCAAGAGAAGGTTTTCCTGTCTGCATCCAAGGAGTCGTCTGCAGATGTTAATCAGCAGTACACAAAGCTCACATTCACGCCCACACAGGCCGACCGATTTGTCTTGGCATTCCGGGCATGGCTAAGGAAATTCGGCAATAGCCAGCCTGACTGGTACGGAAGCCCTACCCAAGATGCATTGCCTTCTACGGTCCTTTCAAAGCGAGAGGTAAGAGTTCTCCGGGTCATCTATCAAAGCAGACATCAGAACTTACCTAATTATTCTGTTGCTTCTGCATCTTGCAGTTCTCTTGTTCTTATGTGTGACATTATGTTGATGACACAATCGCAAACTACTACGTACTTTTGTGCAGATGCTGGACAGATACGAGCAGCACACGCTCAAATGCTCGTCCTGCAGAGGAGCGCACAAGGCCTTCCAGACTCTGCAGAAGGTGTTCATGGGGGCGACGGTGGTGTTcggcgtgacatccgggatccctGCGGATGTTCAGCTCAGGATATTGCTCGGCGCCGGCGCTCTGATCAGCGCTGCTCTGGCCTATGTCTTCTACGACCGCCAGAAGCATTTCGTGTTTGTAGACTACGTGCACGCTGACATTGATtgattagggagatcaacatgagttatTTTTGTGAGGATGTGGTGTGGTGTGGAGACATCACACGAGATCAATCATGTGCATAGCCTAGCCAAGGAGTACATATAGCTTTCAGTGGGTACATGAGATTGTCCCAGCATGTTTATACTAGGCGCTGTATGAGCACTTACCAGGCTACTTTGTAAGGAAGAAAAGTCGGGTTGAAAACCAATCAATTGTTAGACCATATCTTACCTTCAATTTTTTTCCATTGGTAAGTAGATAAACAATTCCCTTGGTGCAGAAACAAAGAGATCTGTTTAATAACTTGGTGCTAAAACGATGTATGTTAGCTACTGTAGATTCATAAAAGAGATGTATGTTAGCTACTGTAGATTCATAAAAGAGAGAGCAGTGGTAACAACCAATATGCACTAACGAACAGCTAAACTAAAGGCGTCTAACTAAAATCTTATCATTGCAGTATATAAGAGGGTGATGATATTACTCGCGGGTACCGAGATGGCGagatcaatttggcacgagggcctcgtcagggatagaagcgcatctcgtcgtgtcgcaagaatggatatcgttacaagtacatgtactgaaaagaagagatatataaagagttggcttacactcgccacaagctacatcagagtcacatcagtacattacataatcatgaagagtaagagcagggtccgactacggacgaaaacaaacgacaaaagaagaacgacgtccatccttgctatcccaggctgccggcctggaacccatcctagatcgatgatgaagaagaagaagaagaagcaactccaaatgaacaatcaacgcgctcgcgtcaagtaacctttacctgcacctgcaactggtgttgtagtaatctgtgagccacaggggactcagcaatctcatttccaaatgtaccaagactagcaaagcttaatgggtgaggtatggttaagtggtgaggttgcagcagcggctaagcatatatttggtggctaaacttacgagtaccagaaataatagggggaagatctacgcatagcggacgtgaactacagatgattaaaagaatgatcctgaacacctacctacgtcagacataaccccaccgtgtcctcgatcggagaaagaactcacgaaagagacagtcacggttacgcacacagttggcatgttttaattaagttaacttcaagttatctagaaccagtgttaaacaaagtttccacgttgccacataaccgcggacacggctttccgaaagatttaaccctgcaggggtgctccaactagtccatcacaaattaccacaagccgcatagaaatcctcaatcacgaagctcgcgatctcgccgaattccctagtggaaaacctcaactctgagattacccaaagcatcaccggaatcccgatgcacaagatatctcgtcaaaggtaaaactaatccagcaaggccgcccgacgtgtcgacgatcccgataggagtcgcgtacctcgttctcaggacacgacggatgggtcacactaggagtaccaaacctcaggttgccccgcggtggccccgtagtctgccaatttggaccaacactcatgaggagcactggcccgggggttgattaaattatcctcggggtccggaaagtccctatgcaattttattaggtgtttaggcaaatgtaataccaaagttgggccttgccagaccagtcttaatctaaaacgaattatcaagggggtccccataacaaccccgatcgtgttaggagcgctcaattatggaacataacaccggtagccgaaactaagggggcaaaggtggaacaaaacaccaggctagaaaggccgagccttccacctcttaccaagtatataggtgcattaaattaaacaacattaatatggtgataagacaaggaacccatgttttcacatggaagcatctgcacctgcaactagcaacgctaacaacagggttaagcaagcagtaacatagccaatcagtggtttgctaggtcgaacgggttgaaggttaacatggcattgatgagaggctgatatttaacaggtggtaggcaacgagacataatcgatagaagcgataaaactagcatggcaatgatagtaatggtatctggggaaatgatcatcttgtctgagatctcgcttggaagaagaatgcctccgtgaagcagacgaaccgacgtagtcgaacggatcctcacaatccggcacgctgcggaactctatcgagacgaagcaaaccggaaacacaaatcaacacacgaaattcaccacacgatgcacaacaccaatgatgcatgaacagctgaatacatgcaagtcacggcatgacaaatcacacaatcaaacactacacattaaatgaagttcaatatgcacgagttgcatattgacgaaactccacgttaattatttagttcactcctggttatctacacggcaatattaaatgtggttaaacatggcaagaggtgaagcggaaattaaactacatatctaggcattttaaatgaggtcggaaatgtcttatagcacctccgaaatgacctcacaagttaatttacaattctgtccagatctgaactaacacatttaattggttgttaaacagcaaaacaaataggttcacgtgattctacacgtcaaggcaagcaatctacacataaagaacatctccaacggagctacggatcaaaagatacaagcaccgcaagatacgatggcatgaatgcaaaaatgtgtgcaacggcggctacgagcacttcaacacatacaaacagcaagagaaaatgaaactacacgtgattctaagcaagtttcatgtaggacacgatcaaatcggagctacggttcaacatctacgagcaaaacaagaaatgactacaatctgccaaaatcaaccacatagcaatttctacgcctcacaacttcggctacccaactccgatatgctcaagcaaggcatggcacggaagaggtaaagaagcactactacaaacagctaacaacaactagcatggcagcaaggagcactaggaaaagaagacacaaaatggcatctcacgcactatttcagacttagtgaaaataacacctcatgaaagtgcagttttcagcctgaaggcatattgacagcagcaaaatctctagctacaggtctccaaatggcatgaaacttaacagcatgctagagaaacacaaggggtacaactaactccattggaccaacctcaaaagagctacagatcacaagatgcaagcaagacaagacagcaacaaaatataacagattccagacttagaaatattccagctcctccaaatcagcactatttctatcaacttgagagcaagcaaacaacacctaaacatgcatttctattgcaactaaaaataccacgggctaaacaaaacatccaagatcaactctctagttgacaactccgtcaaacgatgcacggaataaatcctacgaattaatcaaaagggcaacatagcaaaatatctcgcgaactaacttcctcaaaagctaaaactaattgcacagaaaaatccatgggatttttctaccccggaaacatataacatatgtggggtttgcaacacaaaataatgccgcacattaatgcgagagaatcacctagatacgggaaaataaattaccggcaaatcctacacacaaaaatacgagtgaccgctctaaaatgcatgaaaaaatggaccctaaaacatggacatttatactacggcatccgaTCAAACCGTACTTGCGTGCAAATTAAATACGGACTaaatcctattgggacagcacgctaatctatgcattTGTCACATTAAACTACGCCGaaaaattatgcaagttttataaacgggttCTACGCGTAAAACTATCCGAAAagcatatacaactcatcgcgatccgacatgcggataaaaagttacggggTCCCAAATATTTACCTATTTTTCTGGAAATAATATTTTCACAGAAAAAAAAACAACCCTACTCTAAATGGGCCTAACAGCAAATGGCGCTAGACAACTAGCATGCGCCTGAGCGGGGTTTAGCGgggtggctcaccttgggccggcccGGTCGGGTGGAGAGGCAGGCCGGCTCGGGATCCAGCTGGGCCACGTGGGGAAGCAAGGCGCTCCTGGGCCGAGCCGGCTGCTGGCGCTGTTGggccgcgcgggggggggggggggggagggggaggcccAGGCGGGCGACGCGGGAGGCGGCCCAGGAACGGCGTCGCTGGCGCTCGGCTTCGTGCTCCTCGGGAGGGTGCTCGAGGCacaggctggcggcggcggcagcctgccttggcggcgagggaggccggGGACGGGGCCCTCCGACCCGGATCCGACCGGCAACGGGGCCCTCCGACCCGGATCCGACCGGCAACGGGGCCCTCCGACCCGGATCCGACCGGCGACGGGGTCGGCAACTCCACAGCAGCGAGCTCGGGCAGCCCCCATGGCGCCATGGTCATCCTGCAGGAGAAAGAGAGGGCGGAgagattagagagagagagagagaaaccgaaggagaggggcggcgaggctcgatcCGGCTGGCAGGACCTGCTCCGGCGGCGCTGGGGCTCCGGTTGCCGGCGGAACGCGGCGGTGCGGCGAGGGCCTCCGGTGAGGGCCTGCTCGGGCAGGGAGAGCCTCGGGCGGCGCAGGCACGGGGAAGCCCGGGATCTCGGGGAGGCAGAACGTGAGCGGCGGCGGCGCCAGATGGGCctcgggcgggccgcgcgcgggctcgggcgggcccggcggctggggagggagagagaggtgggaaatTAGGGTTTTGGGTAggtggcacggatttcgaggcagaggggggagtggctctctaattaatggcaaggggctatatatagacaaacggggggggggggggggctcggttaaccggaatcgcgttccggatccaaccgcggggtcggattcggacgattccgcacgagggaatgggtacgcggtcatgtagaggggatatccggagacgagagggagaacgggcggcgcggcaacacaatttaaaacaccggaacacgtccgacggtagaccgaatacggtgccgctacggtcgaccgttcgggtaccagacggactccgatcgcaacgaaattcgataggcggcctagctacatattaataataccgcacgacaaatctcaacccgatcagaggaagttttacgcacactttaacaaCAGGGTgtcgacggtgccgcggacgcgtgcgtgtgcggtcaggctcggaacgaacaacgacgaacgcgaagagaagcggcaactaataacggatgcaagttttgaaaacgggcggcaacggagacgccgatgcaatgcagatgatgcgcatgatgcgaagaTGAGAGCGACAGACAAATAagccacatgacgaaaacggaataaaaggggaatcttctggaacgttggcatcgggctgtcacatcaatAAGCTTAGGAGATCCTTTTCAAGCTGGACATCAAAAAGGCTTTTGACTCG includes:
- the LOC123449697 gene encoding pheophorbide a oxygenase, chloroplastic, which translates into the protein MPAVAMPTASLTLLSPRHRPSLLLPASRPCSSGLRLRPRRGRGRVGSTRLRVAAPPSVPGEAERAEDPSTSASASPGSPEERFVWRDHWYPVSLVEDLDPRVPTPFQLLNRDLVIWNDPNSGDWVALDDRCPHRLAPLSEGRIDETGGLQCSYHGWSFDGSGACTRIPQAAAEGPEARAVRSPRACATKFPTLLSQGLLFVWPDENGWDKAKATKPPMLPKEFDDPAFSTVTIQRDLFYGYDTLMENVSDPSHIEFAHHKVTGRRDRAKPLPFKMESSGAWGYSGANTGNPRITATFEAPCYALNKIEIDTKLPIVGDQKWVIWICSFNIPMAPGKTRSIVCSARNFFQFTMPGKAWWQLVPRWYEHWTSNLVYDGDMIVLQGQEKVFLSASKESSADVNQQYTKLTFTPTQADRFVLAFRAWLRKFGNSQPDWYGSPTQDALPSTVLSKREMLDRYEQHTLKCSSCRGAHKAFQTLQKVFMGATVVFGVTSGIPADVQLRILLGAGALISAALAYVFYDRQKHFVFVDYVHADID